A single genomic interval of Malania oleifera isolate guangnan ecotype guangnan chromosome 11, ASM2987363v1, whole genome shotgun sequence harbors:
- the LOC131168675 gene encoding ABC transporter B family member 15-like — protein sequence MGRNASIKENRNGLSSIRSIFMHADDVDLLLMALGFLGAVGDGFSMPVVLAITGKIMNNFGGGGASIADTFEHKINKNSATLLYVALGTWFVCFLEGYCWAKTGERQAMRMRTRYLKAVLRQDVGYFDLHVSSTSDVITIVSNDSLVIQDCISEKVPNFLMNAATFIGGYVVSFLMLWRLAIVGFPFVVLLIIPGLMYGRTLMDLSRKIREEYNKAGSIAEQAIFSVRTVYSFVRESKTIAEFSESLKGSVNLGLRMGLAKGLAIGSNGVTFAIWSFLCYYGSRLVMYHGAQGGTIFAVGAANTIGGLALGQGLSNLKYFSEATSAGDRIMEVINRVPEIDSDDTRGEILPVVSGEVQFKNVDFAYPSRPETMIFNGFSLEIPAGKTVALVGPSGSGKSTAIALLQRFYDALAGEILLDGVNIEKVQLKWLRSQMGLVSQEPGLFATTIRENILFGREDAGTEEVIAAAKASNAHNFICQLPHGYETQVGERGVQMSGGQKQRIAIARVLIKGPKILLLDEATSALDSESERIVQEALDSAAVGRTTIVVAHRLSTIRNAHLIAVVQNGRVAEIGSHDELTQIPDGHYNSLVRLQQNEPPQNSPSNDDDITQAAAASVVRSTSSRRHSAASSESSCRISMASRSSSANSVAAASQGSYPDEGRAEEPLPVPSFWRLLLLNLPEWKLATLGCWCAVLFGAVHPIYAFTMGSMISVFLLVEHEKIKEQTMIYSFCFVGLAVFSLLVNIGQHYSFGAMGEYLTKRVRERMLSKMLTFEVGWFDQDENSSGAICSRLANDANLVRSLVGDRTALLVQTASALIIGCTMGLVIAWRLALVMIAVQPLIIICYYARRVLMKSMSQKAIKAQEESSKLAAEAVSNLRIVTAFSSQSRILKMLAQVQEGPRRESARQSWYTGFGLGASQSLMFCTWALDFWYGGKLIAHGHITSKALLQTFMILIRTGRAIAEAGSMTSDLAKGSDAVGTVFAVLDRDTQIEPDDPEGYKPEKITGQVEIHDVHFAYPARPDVIVFSGFSIKIDAGKSTALVGQSGSGKSTIIGLIERFYDPIRGSIKIDGRDLRSYHLRSLRKHIALVSQEPTLFAGTIRENIAYGASEKVDEAEIVESARAANAHDFIAGLEKGYDTRCGDRGLQLSGGQKQRIAIARAIVKKPTVLLLDEATSALDVRSEKVVQEALERVMVGRTSVVVAHRLSTIQNCDTIAVLERGGKVVEKGTHSSLLAKGPKGAYYNLVSLQTKPFPFQI from the exons ATGGGCCGTAACGCTTCGATCAAGGAAAATAGGAATGGGTTGTCGTCGATTCGGTCCATTTTCATGCACGCCGACGACGTCGATTTGCTGCTGATGGCTCTTGGTTTCCTCGGGGCCGTCGGAGACGGTTTCTCCATGCCAGTGGTGTTGGCCATCACCGGCAAAATAATGAACAATTTCGGCGGCGGCGGGGCCTCCATCGCCGACACCTTCGAACATAAAATCAAcaag AATTCAGCGACTCTACTGTACGTAGCTCTTGGGACGTGGTTTGTCTGTTTCCTTG AGGGATACTGCTGGGCAAAAACAGGGGAGAGACAAGCCATGAGAATGAGAACTAGATACCTGAAAGCAGTGTTAAGGCAAGATGTGGGCTACTTCGATTTGCATGTCTCAAGCACTTCCGATGTGATCACAATCGTCTCCAACGACAGCCTTGTAATCCAAGACTGTATCAGCGAGAAG GTTCCAAATTTCTTGATGAACGCGGCGACCTTCATCGGAGGCTACGTTGTTTCATTTCTGATGCTATGGAGATTGGCTATAGTGGGGTTCCCTTTCGTCGTGCTGTTGATAATCCCAGGCCTGATGTACGGCAGAACATTAATGGATTTATCCAGGAAGATCAGAGAAGAATACAATAAGGCCGGCTCGATTGCAGAGCAGGCGATCTTCTCCGTCAGAACCGTTTACTCTTTTGTCCGCGAGAGCAAAACCATAGCTGAGTTTTCAGAATCCCTTAAAGGCTCTGTAAACCTAGGGTTGAGGATGGGGTTGGCCAAAGGCCTCGCCATTGGAAGCAACGGTGTGACCTTCGCGATTTGGTCGTTCTTATGCTACTACGGCAGCAGATTGGTGATGTACCACGGCGCCCAAGGAGGAACCATCTTTGCAGTCGGCGCTGCCAATACCATCGGCGGACT GGCTCTGGGTCAAGGTCTATCCAATCTGAAGTACTTCTCAGAGGCCACTTCCGCCGGAGACCGTATAATGGAGGTGATAAACAGAGTACCCGAGATCGATTCCGACGACACCCGCGGCGAGATTTTGCCGGTCGTTTCAGGGGAAGTGCAGTTCAAGAATGTCGACTTTGCGTACCCATCTAGACCGGAAACCATGATTTTCAATGGCTTCAGCTTAGAGATCCCGGCGGGGAAGACGGTCGCGCTGGTCGGCCCAAGCGGGTCGGGGAAATCGACGGCGATCGCGCTGTTGCAGAGGTTCTACGACGCACTTGCCGGGGAGATCTTGCTCGACGGCGTGAACATAGAGAAGGTTCAGTTAAAGTGGCTGAGGTCACAGATGGGGTTGGTGAGCCAAGAACCGGGGCTTTTCGCAACCACCATTAGAGAGAACATACTTTTCGGGAGAGAGGACGCCGGAACAGAGGAGGTAATTGCGGCGGCGAAAGCCTCCAACGCCCATAACTTCATCTGTCAGTTGCCACACGGTTATGAAACCCAG gTTGGGGAGAGGGGCGTTCAAATGTCAGGAGGACAGAAGCAGAGAATTGCAATCGCTCGCGTGCTGATTAAAGGCCCCAAAATACTCTTGCTGGACGAGGCGACCAGCGCTTTGGACTCGGAATCGGAGCGAATCGTCCAGGAGGCCCTCGACTCCGCCGCCGTCGGCCGCACCACCATTGTCGTCGCCCACCGTCTCTCCACCATCCGCAACGCCCATCTCATCGCCGTCGTCCAGAACGGCCGAGTCGCCGAGATCGGCTCCCACGACGAGTTGACCCAGATCCCAGACGGCCACTACAACTCCCTTGTCCGCCTCCAACAAAACGAACCCCCACAAAATTCTCCCTCCAACGACGACGACATTACCCAAGCCGCCGCCGCCTCCGTCGTGAGAAGCACTAGTAGCCGCCGGCACTCGGCAGCGAGCTCCGAGAGCAGCTGCCGGATCTCGATGGCTAGCAGGTCCAGCTCCGCAAACTCTGTCGCAGCGGCGAGTCAAGGTTCGTACCCAGACGAAGGTCGCGCAGAGGAACCGCTGCCGGTGCCATCTTTCTGGAGACTGCTGTTGTTGAATCTGCCGGAGTGGAAGCTGGCGACGTTGGGGTGTTGGTGTGCGGTGCTGTTCGGGGCGGTGCACCCGATCTACGCATTCACGATGGGGTCGATGATATCGGTGTTTTTGTTGGTGGAACACGAGAAGATAAAGGAGCAGACGATGATTTACTCGTTTTGCTTTGTGGGGTTGGCCGTCTTCTCCCTCCTGGTGAACATAGGGCAGCATTACAGCTTCGGCGCCATGGGAGAGTACCTGACGAAGAGGGTCAGAGAGCGGATGCTCTCCAAAATGCTCACTTTCGAGGTCGGGTGGTTCGACCAGGATGAAAATTCCAGCGGCGCCATCTGCTCTCGACTTGCCAATGATGCCAACCTT GTAAGATCACTGGTGGGTGATCGAACGGCGCTCCTGGTCCAAACCGCGTCGGCGCTGATCATAGGATGCACGATGGGGCTGGTGATCGCGTGGAGACTGGCGCTGGTGATGATCGCAGTGCAGCCCCTCATCATCATCTGCTACTACGCCCGGCGAGTCCTCATGAAGAGCATGTCCCAGAAGGCCATCAAGGCTCAAGAAGAAAGCAGTAAGCTCGCCGCCGAAGCCGTCTCCAACCTCCGCATCGTCACCGCCTTCTCCTCCCAATCCCGAATCCTCAAAATGCTGGCCCAAGTCCAAGAAGGCCCACGCCGGGAGAGCGCCCGACAGTCCTGGTACACTGGGTTCGGGCTCGGGGCCTCCCAGAGCCTCATGTTCTGCACTTGGGCCCTGGACTTCTGGTACGGCGGCAAACTCATAGCCCACGGCCACATCACCTCCAAAGCCCTCCTCCAGACATTCATGATATTGATTAGAACGGGCCGGGCCATAGCGGAGGCCGGAAGCATGACTTCGGATCTTGCCAAGGGGTCCGACGCAGTCGGGACGGTTTTCGCAGTTCTTGACCGGGACACCCAAATCGAACCCGACGACCCGGAAGGTTACAAACCCGAGAAGATAACGGGGCAGGTGGAGATCCACGATGTGCACTTCGCATACCCGGCCAGGCCCGACGTGATCGTTTTCAGTGGGTTCTCGATCAAAATCGATGCCGGGAAATCAACAGCGTTGGTGGGTCAAAGCGGGTCGGGGAAGTCAACCATCATCGGTCTAATCGAGAGATTCTACGACCCGATCAGAGGGTCGATCAAGATTGACGGTCGAGATTTGAGATCGTACCATTTGAGGTCTCTAAGGAAACACATAGCGCTGGTGAGCCAAGAGCCGACGCTGTTCGCCGGGACCATACGGGAGAACATAGCGTACGGGGCATCCGAAAAGGTGGACGAGGCAGAGATCGTGGAGTCGGCGAGGGCGGCGAACGCTCACGATTTCATAGCCGGGCTAGAGAAGGGGTACGACACTAGGTGCGGGGACAGGGGGTTGCAGCTATCGGGGGGGCAAAAGCAGAGGATAGCGATAGCCCGGGCGATAGTGAAGAAGCCGACGGTGCTTTTGCTGGACGAGGCGACGAGCGCACTGGATGTGCGATCAGAGAAGGTGGTGCAGGAGGCGCTGGAGAGGGTGATGGTGGGGAGGACGAGCGTGGTGGTGGCGCACAGGTTGAGTACTATTCAGAATTGCGATACGATAGCGGTGTTGGAGAGGGGGGGAAAGGTGGTGGAGAAGGGGACGCACTCGTCGTTGCTGGCGAAGGGGCCTAAGGGGGCGTACTACAATTTGGTCAGCCTCCAAACTAAGCCTTTTCCTTTCCAAATCTAG